From the genome of Duffyella gerundensis, one region includes:
- the dppA gene encoding dipeptide ABC transporter periplasmic-binding protein DppA, giving the protein MSKSLAQSRMLKVGLSMIAMTVAAGVQAKTLVYCSEGSPEGFNPQLFTSGTTYDASSRQIYNRLVEFTVGTTELHPALAEKWDISDDGKTYTFHLRKGVKWQTTKDFKPTRDFNADDVVFTFERQLDKNNKYHGVSGGSYEYFEGMDMPKLISKIEKVDENTVRFVLTRPEAPFLADLGMDFASLLSKEYADNMLKAGTPEKVDLNPVGTGPFQLLQYQKDSRILYKANADYWGTKPKIDRLVFSITPDASVRYAKLQKGECHVMPYPNPADIARMKLDKNINLYEQAGLNVGYLSYNVEKKPLDNLKVRQALTMAVNKKAIIEAVYQGAGQPAKNLIPPTMWGYNDAVQDYAYDPEKAKALLKEAGMADGFTIDLWAMPVQRPYNPNARRMAEMIQSDWAKVGVKAKIVTYEWGEYLKRAKAGEHQTVMMGWTGDNGDPDNFLATLFSCSAAKDGSNYSRWCDKSFEDQIQPARATADQAKRIEFYKQAQVVMHDQVPALMIAHSTVYEPVSKKVSGYKVDPLGGHYFAQVDIKE; this is encoded by the coding sequence ATGAGTAAATCCCTGGCTCAATCCAGGATGCTGAAGGTCGGTCTGAGCATGATTGCGATGACCGTAGCCGCAGGCGTTCAGGCTAAAACCCTGGTTTATTGTTCTGAAGGTTCACCTGAAGGCTTCAACCCACAACTGTTTACCTCCGGCACCACCTATGATGCCAGCTCACGTCAGATCTATAACCGTTTGGTGGAGTTCACGGTGGGTACTACCGAACTGCATCCGGCGCTGGCGGAAAAGTGGGATATTAGTGACGATGGCAAAACCTATACCTTCCACCTGCGTAAAGGTGTGAAATGGCAAACCACCAAAGATTTTAAACCGACGCGCGATTTTAATGCCGATGACGTCGTGTTTACCTTTGAGCGCCAGCTCGACAAAAACAACAAATATCACGGTGTTTCTGGCGGCAGCTACGAATATTTCGAAGGCATGGATATGCCGAAGCTGATCAGCAAAATCGAGAAGGTCGATGAAAATACCGTGCGCTTCGTGCTGACGCGTCCGGAAGCGCCTTTCCTGGCTGACCTCGGTATGGACTTCGCATCCCTGCTGTCAAAAGAGTACGCCGACAACATGCTGAAAGCCGGCACGCCGGAAAAAGTTGACCTGAATCCGGTCGGCACCGGGCCGTTCCAGCTGCTGCAGTACCAGAAAGATTCGCGCATCCTGTACAAAGCCAACGCCGACTACTGGGGCACCAAGCCAAAAATCGATCGTCTGGTGTTCTCTATTACACCTGATGCTTCCGTGCGTTACGCCAAGCTGCAAAAAGGCGAATGTCACGTGATGCCATATCCGAACCCGGCTGACATCGCGCGCATGAAGCTGGATAAAAACATCAATTTGTATGAGCAGGCGGGCCTGAACGTCGGTTACCTCTCTTATAACGTTGAGAAAAAGCCGCTGGATAATCTGAAGGTGCGCCAGGCGTTGACCATGGCGGTCAACAAAAAAGCGATCATTGAAGCGGTTTATCAGGGCGCCGGTCAGCCAGCGAAAAACCTGATTCCACCCACTATGTGGGGCTACAACGACGCGGTGCAGGATTATGCTTACGATCCTGAAAAGGCGAAGGCACTGTTGAAAGAAGCGGGCATGGCGGACGGTTTCACTATCGATCTGTGGGCAATGCCGGTACAGCGTCCTTACAACCCGAACGCGCGTCGTATGGCTGAGATGATTCAGTCTGACTGGGCGAAAGTTGGCGTGAAGGCGAAAATCGTGACCTACGAATGGGGCGAATACCTCAAGCGTGCGAAAGCGGGCGAGCATCAGACCGTTATGATGGGCTGGACCGGCGACAACGGTGACCCGGATAACTTCCTGGCAACGCTGTTCAGCTGTTCAGCCGCGAAAGATGGCTCGAACTACTCGCGCTGGTGTGACAAATCGTTTGAAGATCAGATTCAGCCAGCACGCGCCACCGCCGATCAGGCGAAGCGCATCGAGTTTTATAAGCAGGCTCAGGTTGTAATGCATGACCAGGTCCCGGCGCTGATGATCGCGCACTCAACGGTATACGAACCGGTCAGCAAGAAAGTCTCCGGCTATAAAGTAGATCCGCTTGGCGGCCACTACTTTGCTCAGGTAGACATTAAGGAATAA